In the genome of Thermodesulfobacteriota bacterium, the window GGAGGGGGAGTAGGGGGGTTAGCCCCCGCCGGACCGTAAGACCGAACCGGCCCGGCGGGAAGCCCTTAGCGTTGCCCCGGGCTCACCCCTTGCTCATGCCCGCCATCATTGGGCCCATAAAGTCCTTTATCATGTCGGCCATCTCGTCGGCCTTTATGAGCGAGATGCAGCAGACCTTGCCGCCCATCTGCCAGCTTATGACCGCCAGCTTGTCCCCGGCCTTTATGCCGGCCTTCTCCCGGACCTCTTTG includes:
- a CDS encoding HgcAB-associated protein, whose amino-acid sequence is MAKKKEKSGCTPTGGDTGCCTCESVVSVDERGQMVLPKEVREKAGIKAGDKLAVISWQMGGKVCCISLIKADEMADMIKDFMGPMMAGMSKG